The following proteins come from a genomic window of Yinghuangia sp. ASG 101:
- a CDS encoding serine/threonine-protein kinase gives MADGSSPGGTPSGGGRSGERLGGGTRVVAGRYRLASVLGRGGMGTVWHAVDEMLHRDVAIKELRLPDHLDDEEREIQQQRTLREARTAARISHENVITIHDVVEDDGIPWIVMELVHADSLADILKSRGTMTPVEAAEVGLKVLNALVAAEQKGVLHRDVKPANILVTVSGRVVLTDFGIATEAGAQTLTATGMLVGSPNFLAPERAQGLRPNLSADLWSLGLVLYMAVEGRNPFDRPTMISTLNSIMLEEHDPPRRAGALLPVIDGLLRKDPVERLPAKEVERLLLGIIRGDLTQANIHAVPPNVPVAPPTHDSTAAVRHTGEDPGTGTVPGPLPGYASDGGPVPGAAMAVPAAHGTAPGVFAAGPPGHPYDSGPGPGPGPRPGSGPGEAPSGYPVAPYGAHPASVPTYPGPPAAGSSTLGYGGAAAPARPSRKPMVLGVVALVIALVAAGVAVTFVLRGDDKKDSADKTGQVGAADPVGGTQGPTAGASGSEGSPGTTTAPPSGSPGGLTPPSGAVTAEPSRIQGYTWTVDPAGFALYVPTGWQRTESGAQIDYKDPRGKTFLRIGTDNGGVHPLDNFRTIDGDFAAKKQNYVRLQLDSYPVSMPGWEAAVWEFTWDGNPFDPQSGILRSSHAIDLGIRTANGNDFSIYVASFGPDWSAAKKVFDTVVTDFRET, from the coding sequence ATGGCGGACGGCTCGTCGCCCGGCGGCACGCCCAGCGGCGGCGGCAGGTCCGGAGAACGGCTGGGCGGCGGCACACGCGTCGTCGCCGGGCGGTACCGGCTCGCGAGCGTGCTCGGGCGCGGCGGCATGGGTACGGTCTGGCACGCGGTCGACGAGATGCTGCACCGCGACGTCGCGATCAAGGAACTGCGGCTGCCCGACCACCTCGACGACGAGGAACGCGAGATCCAGCAGCAGCGCACGCTCCGCGAGGCCCGTACCGCCGCCCGCATTTCGCACGAGAACGTCATCACCATCCACGACGTCGTCGAGGACGACGGCATCCCGTGGATCGTCATGGAGCTGGTGCACGCCGACTCGCTCGCGGACATCCTCAAGTCGCGCGGGACGATGACGCCCGTCGAAGCCGCCGAGGTCGGGCTCAAGGTGCTCAACGCCCTGGTCGCGGCCGAGCAGAAGGGCGTCCTGCACCGCGACGTCAAACCGGCCAACATCCTGGTGACGGTCAGTGGCCGCGTCGTCCTGACCGACTTCGGCATCGCCACCGAGGCGGGCGCGCAGACGCTCACCGCGACCGGGATGCTCGTCGGCTCGCCGAACTTCCTGGCCCCCGAGCGCGCGCAGGGGTTGCGGCCGAACCTCTCCGCCGACCTGTGGTCGCTGGGGCTGGTGCTCTACATGGCGGTCGAGGGACGCAACCCGTTCGACCGTCCGACCATGATCAGCACGCTCAACTCGATCATGCTGGAGGAGCACGACCCGCCGCGCCGGGCGGGCGCGCTGCTGCCGGTCATCGACGGCCTGCTCAGGAAAGACCCCGTCGAGCGGCTGCCGGCCAAGGAGGTCGAGCGCCTGCTGCTCGGCATCATCCGCGGCGACCTGACCCAGGCGAACATCCACGCGGTGCCGCCGAACGTGCCCGTCGCGCCGCCGACGCACGACTCCACGGCGGCGGTCCGGCACACCGGGGAAGACCCGGGCACCGGCACGGTGCCAGGGCCGCTGCCGGGATACGCGTCCGACGGCGGGCCGGTGCCGGGAGCGGCGATGGCCGTGCCGGCCGCCCACGGGACGGCGCCGGGGGTCTTCGCGGCCGGCCCGCCCGGCCACCCCTACGACTCGGGTCCCGGCCCGGGGCCCGGCCCACGGCCCGGTTCCGGCCCCGGGGAGGCGCCGTCGGGGTACCCGGTGGCGCCCTACGGCGCGCACCCGGCGTCGGTGCCGACCTACCCGGGCCCGCCCGCGGCGGGCTCTTCGACCCTCGGGTACGGCGGCGCGGCGGCTCCCGCGCGGCCGTCCCGCAAGCCGATGGTGCTCGGCGTCGTCGCGCTGGTGATCGCGCTGGTGGCGGCCGGGGTCGCGGTGACGTTCGTGCTGCGCGGGGACGACAAGAAGGACAGCGCCGACAAGACCGGCCAGGTCGGTGCCGCGGACCCGGTGGGCGGCACGCAGGGGCCGACGGCGGGTGCCTCCGGCAGTGAGGGGTCGCCCGGCACCACGACCGCTCCGCCGTCCGGGTCGCCCGGCGGCCTGACCCCGCCGAGCGGCGCGGTCACCGCGGAGCCGTCGCGCATCCAGGGCTACACGTGGACGGTCGACCCGGCCGGGTTCGCGCTGTACGTCCCGACCGGCTGGCAGCGGACGGAGTCGGGCGCGCAGATCGACTACAAGGATCCGCGCGGCAAGACGTTCCTGCGGATCGGTACCGACAACGGGGGCGTGCACCCGCTGGACAACTTCCGCACGATCGACGGTGATTTCGCCGCCAAGAAGCAGAACTACGTGCGGCTTCAGCTCGACTCTTACCCGGTCTCGATGCCGGGCTGGGAGGCCGCGGTGTGGGAATTCACCTGGGACGGCAACCCGTTCGACCCGCAGAGCGGCATCCTGCGGTCGAGCCACGCGATCGACCTGGGCATCCGTACCGCGAACGGGAACGACTTCTCGATCTACGTCGCGTCGTTCGGGCCGGACTGGTCGGCGGCGAAGAAGGTCTTCGACACCGTGGTGACCGACTTCCGCGAAACGTGA
- a CDS encoding IS982 family transposase, protein MMQDLDTLATALYARIDDTLKASPELAPPRPKVGFAPTLSDAELLTLAVMSALLGYTSERRWIRRVDKDFRGLFPYVPRQSGYGKRLRAASSLFIHMIRILATDTTLWSDDVWLVDSTPVGCGCSRETAKRSDLAGWAQYGYCASHSRYFWGLRLHLVCTLGGLPVLFALTGAKADERETLRDMLDTAPDVMAAHPGQTIIGDRHYYGREFERDLTERHLVLLRPARKGEPERAGAHLFKPLRQVIESINQTLKGQLDLERHGGKSPAGAAVRVLSRILALTAAIWHNDKTGQPIKRSMTAYDH, encoded by the coding sequence GTGATGCAAGACTTGGACACCCTCGCGACTGCACTCTATGCCCGGATCGACGACACCTTGAAGGCTTCGCCGGAACTGGCGCCGCCGCGCCCGAAGGTCGGGTTCGCGCCCACGCTCAGTGACGCCGAGTTGCTCACGCTGGCGGTCATGTCGGCGCTGCTCGGCTACACGTCCGAGCGGCGTTGGATCCGCCGGGTCGACAAGGACTTCCGCGGCCTGTTCCCGTACGTGCCCCGGCAGTCCGGGTACGGCAAGCGGCTGCGGGCGGCATCGTCGCTGTTCATCCACATGATCCGCATCCTGGCGACCGACACGACCTTGTGGAGCGACGACGTGTGGCTGGTCGACTCCACCCCGGTCGGCTGCGGCTGCTCGCGCGAGACCGCGAAACGCTCGGACCTGGCCGGCTGGGCCCAGTACGGCTACTGCGCGTCGCACTCGCGGTACTTCTGGGGCCTGCGGCTGCACCTGGTCTGCACCCTCGGCGGCCTGCCGGTCCTGTTCGCGCTGACCGGCGCCAAGGCCGACGAACGCGAGACCCTGCGCGACATGCTCGACACAGCCCCCGACGTCATGGCCGCCCACCCGGGCCAGACGATCATCGGCGACAGGCACTACTACGGCCGCGAGTTCGAACGCGACCTCACCGAACGTCACCTGGTCCTGCTGCGGCCGGCCCGCAAGGGCGAACCCGAACGGGCCGGAGCACACCTGTTCAAACCGCTCCGGCAGGTCATCGAGTCGATCAACCAGACACTCAAAGGCCAGCTCGACCTGGAACGACACGGCGGCAAAAGCCCCGCAGGGGCGGCCGTCCGCGTTCTGAGCCGCATCCTCGCGCTCACGGCCGCGATCTGGCACAACGACAAGACCGGACAACCCATCAAACGATCAATGACCGCCTACGACCACTAA
- a CDS encoding serine/threonine-protein kinase, which translates to MTEASGGAADRVVNDRYRLEEPLGRGGMGTVWLAVDELLHRQVAVKEVRVPGDLDVGEQEVLRERAMREARAAARVVHRNVVTIYDVVEDDDRPWIVMELVRARALDEVVKEDGPLTPDKAAEVGLAVLAALRAAREADVLHRDVKPSNILMAPDGRIVLTDFGIATVLGSATLTATGMLIGSPEYLAPERVLGRRPGAASDLWSLGVTLYQAVEGRSPFQRPSPVETLTAVLTDDAEPARNAGALRPAIEALMRKDPDTRPDEETSERLLAAALKEEAAKRERGTAEDKPRGAGKAAAAGLAAAAASGAAGAASGAEPGGEPGAEAGKSPIPHVPSPTGHQSFARIPAPPAAPPPESRPTAVLGPAGGAASPSVFSPAPEGPDTGAPAAGAGTGGEAPTADLGRPPRPGDTPPMFPLGGFHGSESGADTSAPGEPGAAYPPARRMRGVYAVFAAVAAAAIGAALWIIPSAFGDQDGKSGPVGGTVSTSTSGGPQPGSGDSTASTAVPTFEPWTPTATETTPSSGRTTGGSDRGGSTGDRDGGTPTRTTTRPRTTEPTTVRPPTSTVPTTTSSGPDTPTPTETTPTSSPTGTGSEPTGGPSPPTGGPPSSTDRNSGGPTTE; encoded by the coding sequence GTGACTGAGGCGAGCGGTGGCGCGGCCGACCGCGTGGTGAACGACAGGTACCGGCTCGAAGAGCCGTTGGGGCGCGGAGGGATGGGGACGGTCTGGCTGGCCGTCGACGAACTGCTGCACCGTCAGGTCGCGGTCAAGGAAGTCCGCGTTCCGGGCGATCTGGATGTGGGGGAGCAGGAGGTTCTGCGCGAACGCGCGATGCGCGAGGCGCGCGCGGCGGCCCGCGTGGTGCACCGCAACGTCGTCACGATCTACGACGTCGTCGAGGACGACGACCGGCCGTGGATCGTCATGGAGTTGGTGCGGGCGCGGGCGCTGGACGAGGTCGTGAAGGAAGACGGCCCGCTCACCCCGGACAAGGCCGCCGAGGTCGGTCTCGCGGTGCTGGCGGCGCTGCGGGCGGCCCGCGAGGCGGACGTCCTGCACCGGGACGTCAAGCCGAGCAACATCCTGATGGCGCCGGACGGGCGCATCGTGCTCACGGACTTCGGCATCGCGACGGTGCTGGGCTCGGCCACGCTCACCGCGACCGGGATGCTCATCGGATCGCCCGAATATCTGGCGCCGGAACGGGTGTTGGGGCGCCGGCCGGGCGCCGCATCCGATCTGTGGTCACTCGGTGTGACGCTGTACCAGGCGGTGGAGGGGCGTTCGCCGTTCCAGCGGCCGTCGCCGGTCGAGACGCTCACCGCCGTCCTGACGGACGACGCCGAACCCGCCCGGAACGCGGGCGCGTTGCGTCCGGCGATCGAAGCGCTCATGCGCAAGGACCCGGACACGCGGCCGGACGAGGAGACGTCCGAACGCCTGCTGGCCGCCGCGCTGAAGGAAGAGGCGGCCAAGAGGGAGCGGGGCACGGCCGAGGACAAGCCGCGCGGGGCGGGCAAGGCCGCCGCGGCCGGTCTCGCCGCCGCGGCGGCGTCGGGGGCCGCCGGGGCCGCGTCGGGGGCCGAGCCCGGCGGCGAACCGGGCGCGGAGGCCGGGAAGTCCCCGATCCCGCACGTTCCGAGCCCCACGGGGCACCAGTCGTTCGCGCGGATCCCGGCGCCGCCCGCCGCGCCGCCTCCCGAGTCCCGGCCGACCGCCGTCCTCGGGCCGGCCGGCGGAGCCGCCTCGCCGTCGGTGTTCTCCCCGGCGCCCGAGGGCCCGGACACCGGCGCGCCCGCCGCCGGCGCCGGTACGGGCGGTGAGGCCCCCACGGCCGACCTGGGCCGTCCGCCGAGGCCCGGGGACACGCCGCCGATGTTCCCGCTCGGCGGCTTCCACGGAAGCGAGAGCGGGGCCGACACGTCGGCGCCGGGCGAACCGGGCGCCGCGTACCCGCCCGCGCGGCGCATGCGCGGCGTCTACGCGGTCTTCGCGGCGGTGGCCGCGGCGGCGATAGGGGCCGCGCTGTGGATCATCCCGTCCGCGTTCGGCGACCAGGACGGCAAGAGCGGGCCCGTGGGCGGCACCGTGAGCACGAGTACGTCGGGCGGCCCGCAGCCGGGCAGCGGCGACAGCACGGCGTCGACCGCCGTACCCACCTTCGAGCCGTGGACGCCCACGGCCACCGAGACGACCCCGTCGTCCGGGAGGACCACCGGCGGTTCGGACCGCGGCGGGTCGACCGGCGACCGCGACGGCGGCACCCCGACCAGGACGACGACCAGGCCCCGGACGACCGAGCCGACGACCGTGAGGCCGCCGACCTCCACGGTCCCGACGACCACGTCGAGCGGACCCGACACGCCCACGCCCACCGAGACGACGCCGACGTCGTCGCCCACCGGCACCGGAAGCGAACCCACCGGCGGGCCGTCGCCCCCGACGGGCGGCCCGCCGTCCTCCACCGACCGCAACAGCGGTGGCCCGACCACAGAGTGA
- a CDS encoding serine/threonine-protein kinase → MTEPTGERLVAERYRLAETLGRGGMGTVWRAHDTVLDRTVAVKEVRVPDDLDDDERERRSARAMREVRAAALVAHPNVVVVHDVVEDGGRPWIVMEYVPGRTLADDLAEGRLSVGDATRVLRQILRALSVVHAADVVHRDIKPANILLAAGGRAVLTDFGIAMLGGSTTITATGTTIGTLEYMAPERAHGLRPGPASDLWSLGATLYEMLEGRSPFRRNGEFATLQAVLDGTYEPPRHAGVLAAVLAGLLIAEPEQRLTADQALLLVDEGLSSADATVGTGDSAVPVVPVPVSVPDEANDPGEVDETADAPAVEDTADGTADDVRAEATGGATGDVARAVTLPGIPEPPKAAPAAHRAGPPPVPAEPPRVGPPAPGPAAKTGGPRAGRSPLRSHPVRAALAVAVIAALTAGVWAYVATTGDDASDTSAGRGSAAPKLTSAPPDGPAVGTAPVGVVTGGVAPGGSASSAEPTSRTTGAAGTPTPGGTPGTAPEPTTGPTTGPGFHHVVDPAGFSVDVPDGWSAAEPQGDRVFFHSPGRSARLGVRVDPPDASGDPYADLAAQDAGGTGSSGTAAYPGYELVELMDAAFRGNPACYWEFTWNDSGTLRRSMNLRYVANGRTFDFWVSGPDTSTESLRATFEAARGSFAPTD, encoded by the coding sequence ATGACGGAACCGACCGGGGAACGGCTGGTCGCTGAGCGGTACCGGTTGGCGGAGACGCTGGGCCGGGGCGGCATGGGCACGGTGTGGCGCGCGCACGACACGGTGTTGGACCGGACCGTCGCGGTCAAGGAGGTCCGCGTCCCCGACGACCTCGACGACGACGAGCGCGAGAGGCGGTCGGCCCGCGCGATGCGCGAGGTGCGCGCCGCCGCGCTGGTGGCGCATCCCAACGTGGTGGTCGTGCACGATGTCGTCGAGGACGGCGGACGGCCGTGGATCGTCATGGAGTACGTGCCCGGCCGGACGCTCGCCGACGACCTGGCCGAGGGCCGCCTGTCGGTGGGCGACGCGACGCGCGTCCTGCGCCAGATACTGCGCGCGCTGAGTGTGGTGCACGCGGCCGACGTGGTGCACCGCGACATCAAACCCGCCAACATCCTGCTGGCCGCCGGCGGGCGCGCGGTGCTCACCGACTTCGGCATCGCGATGCTCGGCGGCAGCACGACGATCACCGCGACCGGCACGACGATCGGCACGCTCGAATACATGGCTCCCGAACGCGCCCACGGGCTGCGTCCGGGGCCGGCGTCGGACCTGTGGTCGCTCGGGGCGACGCTGTACGAAATGCTCGAGGGCCGCTCGCCGTTCCGGCGCAACGGCGAGTTCGCCACACTCCAGGCGGTGTTGGACGGCACCTACGAACCGCCCCGGCACGCGGGCGTGCTGGCCGCCGTGCTGGCGGGGCTGCTGATCGCCGAACCGGAGCAGCGGCTGACGGCGGATCAGGCGCTGCTTCTGGTCGACGAGGGGCTCTCGTCGGCCGATGCCACGGTCGGGACGGGGGATTCGGCCGTCCCGGTCGTCCCCGTCCCCGTGTCCGTCCCGGACGAGGCGAACGATCCGGGCGAGGTGGACGAGACCGCCGACGCGCCCGCCGTGGAGGACACCGCCGACGGCACCGCGGACGACGTGCGCGCCGAGGCGACGGGCGGCGCGACCGGCGACGTCGCGCGGGCGGTGACGCTCCCGGGGATTCCGGAGCCTCCGAAGGCGGCGCCGGCCGCGCACCGGGCCGGTCCGCCGCCGGTGCCCGCCGAGCCGCCCCGGGTCGGGCCTCCCGCGCCCGGTCCCGCGGCGAAGACGGGCGGGCCGCGGGCCGGCCGTTCGCCGCTGCGCTCCCACCCGGTCCGGGCGGCGCTCGCCGTGGCGGTGATCGCCGCGCTCACGGCGGGGGTGTGGGCGTACGTCGCGACCACCGGCGATGACGCGTCGGACACCTCCGCGGGCCGCGGGTCGGCCGCGCCGAAGCTGACGTCGGCGCCGCCGGACGGTCCCGCGGTGGGCACCGCACCGGTCGGCGTCGTGACGGGCGGTGTGGCGCCCGGGGGTTCGGCGTCGTCCGCGGAGCCGACGAGCCGCACGACCGGGGCGGCGGGTACGCCGACACCCGGCGGGACGCCCGGGACCGCGCCCGAGCCGACGACCGGGCCGACGACCGGGCCCGGCTTCCACCACGTGGTGGACCCGGCGGGCTTCTCCGTCGACGTCCCCGACGGCTGGAGCGCCGCGGAACCCCAGGGCGACCGTGTGTTCTTCCACTCACCGGGCCGGTCCGCCCGGCTCGGGGTGCGCGTCGACCCGCCCGACGCGTCGGGCGACCCGTACGCCGACCTCGCCGCCCAGGACGCCGGCGGCACGGGCTCGTCGGGGACCGCGGCGTATCCCGGGTATGAGCTGGTGGAGCTGATGGACGCCGCGTTCCGGGGCAATCCGGCGTGCTACTGGGAGTTCACGTGGAACGACTCCGGTACGCTGCGGCGCTCGATGAACCTGCGCTACGTCGCGAACGGACGGACGTTCGACTTCTGGGTGTCGGGCCCGGACACGTCCACCGAATCGCTGCGCGCTACGTTCGAGGCGGCCAGAGGCAGTTTCGCGCCGACCGATTGA